The DNA window CTGCTACTTTAGGAAGAGACGGGTTGACGATTTTTGGCCAGAGGAACACTCCCAAAAAGAGGAGAAAGTCCCGAACAGCATTCACCAACCACCAGATCTATGAACTGGAGAAAAGATTTCTGTACCAGAAGTATCTGTCCCCGGCTGACCGAGACCAAATCGCCCAGCAACTTGGTTTAACGAATGCCCAAGTAATCACGTGGTTTCAAAACCGCAGAGCCAAACTCAAGCGGGATTTGGAAGAGATGAAAGCGGATGTGGAATCCGCCAAATCTAGTGCTCCAGAAGGGAAAACTATCACACTAGACATTGAGCCGAATACTGGGGCCATAAGCACGTCCAGATCTCAATCTCCACTGCTGTCCAACCATGGACTGGAGACCCCACACAAACTGTCAATGTCGCCATCATCACCGTTTACAGACCAAGCCACGAGCCACGAATGTTCAGAAGACGAGGAAGACGTGGAGATTGACGTTGATGACtgatttttgtttatcttttattaTATTACTCTAAAAACTTTTATATAAAGCAAGCATGGACTGTGTACTATATGCTGCACTGTTATATAAGCTATAGTTATAgtaactgtatatacatatatatgtaaataaccAAGACAGTTCTTTTCAATTAAAGCAATAATCAGCATACACAGACAACGGCACAGCACCAATGATTGCCAAATCAGGTAGATTTCGTTTTTATGGAACGGTGCAATGGTGCAATATGTATGGcttctatatataaaaaacaaaaacaaacaaaaaaaaaaaaaaacaaaaaaaaagaaaacatttaaagcaacaatggtttaaaattattattattattattattattattattattattattattattatttattattattattatataattatgcaCGGGTAACAATATCATATTTAATTGTCATtactaaaatattatatatataatatcatatatattatatatatatatatatatatatatatatatatatatatatatatatatatatatatttttttttaaaatataaatcacaatTTGTTTGCTCAATTTAAGCTCAATAGCGGAATTTTATTCATCGTttcaaaaaatactgtaaagcttTAAATGAGGCCGAATTCAATTTAGCACATTGCATGGTACAGGTGTGCATGAACTATTCTACTCCTTTCTTTTTAAACGATTATGCTTATTCTTGCAAGTTTATAcagtttttatactgtatatattgactTTTCTTAGGGCGaggatagatttaaaaaaaaaaaaatctgactccattattaaacattttctttgtctGCTCTTTACTGTTATGTTATGCCTACTAAAACAAGTTACCTTACCTATTTTTGTATGGTACAAGGTGGTAAAATTACAAGCATTTTTTAGAATATTGCATGTCACACAACCTTAAAAAGAGCCCTATCAAAtaccattgaaaaaaataaataaatacaggaattcCTTTACtgaaaaatgtgtacagtaaaccGAGAAAGAAAATGTTTAGATTGTGGAATAAAAAAGGCCTGTTATTTAAGTTAATCATGTCATTAACAGTGTcagtttatttgctttattttaggATTGTACAGACTGCTCTGTTTGAATACAATAAAGTAATCAGAATAACACACTTTCCAGGATATTCTGTATGGTGCCTTAAATGCCTTTTACTTGACATTAAAAaccagtgtgtgtgcgtgtgtgtgtgtgtgtgtgtgtgtgtgtgtgtgtgtgtgtgtttgtgtatatatgtgtatactatatattatatagatatatatatatatatatatatatatatatatatatatctgttatttacataaaataatgcTTAAAATACAAACCTTCCGGTAAATGGTTTATACAAGACGTATTGGTTTTATA is part of the Polyodon spathula isolate WHYD16114869_AA chromosome 13, ASM1765450v1, whole genome shotgun sequence genome and encodes:
- the LOC121326165 gene encoding transcription factor LBX1-like, with the translated sequence MTSKEDAKGSSMEERRRSPLDHLPPPANSNKPLTPFSIEDILNKPSVRRSYTICGTAHLLSAAEKHAPTGLPLSGRGLLTHTSPLCALEELASKTFKGLEVSVLQAAEGRDGLTIFGQRNTPKKRRKSRTAFTNHQIYELEKRFLYQKYLSPADRDQIAQQLGLTNAQVITWFQNRRAKLKRDLEEMKADVESAKSSAPEGKTITLDIEPNTGAISTSRSQSPLLSNHGLETPHKLSMSPSSPFTDQATSHECSEDEEDVEIDVDD